In a genomic window of Streptomyces pristinaespiralis:
- the pth gene encoding aminoacyl-tRNA hydrolase translates to MSDTNAPWLIVGLGNPGPGYAANRHNVGFMVADLLAERIGGSFKRAGKAQAQALEGRIGAPGPSNRRVILAKPMSYMNLSGGPVTALRDFYKVPTSNIVAVHDELDIDYGTLRLKLGGGDNGHNGLKSMTKAMGPDYHRVRFGIGRPPGRMQVADFVLKDFSSAERKELDYFVDRAADAVECLVIDGLERAQGTYNS, encoded by the coding sequence ATGTCCGACACGAACGCCCCCTGGCTGATCGTGGGCCTCGGCAATCCCGGTCCCGGCTACGCGGCGAACCGCCACAACGTCGGCTTCATGGTGGCCGACCTGCTGGCCGAGCGCATCGGCGGCTCCTTCAAGCGGGCGGGCAAGGCGCAGGCTCAGGCACTGGAGGGCCGGATCGGGGCTCCGGGACCGTCGAACCGGCGGGTGATCCTGGCCAAGCCGATGTCGTACATGAATCTGTCCGGCGGCCCGGTGACGGCGCTGCGCGACTTCTACAAGGTGCCGACGTCGAACATCGTCGCCGTCCACGACGAACTGGACATCGACTACGGCACCCTGCGGCTGAAGCTGGGCGGCGGGGACAACGGGCACAACGGCCTGAAGTCCATGACCAAGGCGATGGGTCCGGACTACCACCGGGTGCGCTTCGGCATCGGCCGGCCGCCGGGACGGATGCAGGTCGCGGACTTCGTGCTGAAGGACTTCTCCTCGGCCGAACGCAAGGAACTGGACTACTTCGTGGACCGCGCGGCCGACGCGGTGGAGTGCCTGGTGATCGACGGCCTCGAGCGGGCGCAGGGCACGTACAACTCCTGA
- a CDS encoding 50S ribosomal protein L25/general stress protein Ctc has protein sequence MSEVKLTAERRSEFGKGAARRIRRDNKVPGVLYGHGTDPVHVTLPGHELLLALRTPNVLISLDLGGTSELAIPKAVQRDPLKGFLEHVDLLLVKRGEKVSVDIPVHTEGDLAPGAFLVEHVLNALPVEAEATHIPESVTVSIEGLSAGDSVLAKDITLPKGTTLTVEDDTVVLQVLAAQAEEPAAEGAEGEGEEAAEA, from the coding sequence ATGTCCGAGGTGAAGCTCACCGCCGAGCGCCGTTCCGAGTTCGGCAAGGGCGCTGCCCGCCGTATCCGCCGTGACAACAAGGTCCCCGGCGTCCTCTACGGTCACGGCACCGACCCGGTCCACGTCACGCTGCCGGGCCACGAGCTGCTGCTCGCCCTGCGCACCCCGAACGTCCTGATCTCCCTGGACCTCGGTGGCACGAGCGAGCTGGCCATCCCGAAGGCCGTGCAGCGCGACCCGCTGAAGGGCTTCCTGGAGCACGTCGACCTGCTTCTCGTGAAGCGCGGCGAGAAGGTCAGCGTCGACATCCCGGTCCACACCGAGGGCGACCTGGCGCCGGGCGCCTTCCTGGTCGAGCACGTGCTGAACGCCCTGCCGGTCGAGGCCGAGGCCACCCACATCCCCGAGTCCGTCACGGTCTCCATCGAGGGCCTGTCCGCCGGTGACTCCGTCCTGGCCAAGGACATCACCCTGCCCAAGGGCACCACGCTGACGGTCGAGGACGACACCGTCGTCCTGCAGGTCCTGGCCGCGCAGGCCGAGGAGCCGGCCGCCGAGGGCGCCGAGGGCGAGGGCGAAGAGGCCGCCGAGGCCTGA
- a CDS encoding ribose-phosphate diphosphokinase, which translates to MTGIKTTGEKKLMLFSGRAHPELAEEVAHQLGVGLVPTKAFDFANGEIYVRFQESARGADCFLIQSHTAPINKWIMEQLIMIDALKRASARSITVIIPSYGYARQDKKHRGREPISARLIADMLKCAGAHRILTVDLHTDQIQGFFDGPVDHLSALPVLADYVGAKVDRDKLTIVSPDAGRVRVADRWCDRLDAPLAIVHKRRDKDVANQVTVHEVVGEVKGRVCVLVDDMIDTGGTICAAADALFAHGAEDVIVTATHGILSGPAADRLKNSKVSEFVLTNTLPTPGELELDKIKVLSIAPTIARAVREVFEDGSVTSLFEEQA; encoded by the coding sequence GTGACCGGGATCAAGACGACCGGCGAGAAGAAGCTGATGCTCTTCTCCGGCCGCGCCCACCCCGAGCTGGCCGAGGAGGTTGCACACCAGTTGGGTGTCGGCCTCGTCCCGACGAAGGCTTTCGACTTCGCCAACGGCGAGATCTACGTCCGCTTCCAGGAGTCCGCCCGCGGTGCGGACTGCTTCCTGATCCAGAGCCACACGGCGCCCATCAACAAGTGGATCATGGAGCAGTTGATCATGATCGACGCTCTGAAGCGGGCCTCCGCGCGGAGCATCACCGTGATCATCCCGTCCTACGGCTACGCCCGCCAGGACAAGAAGCACCGCGGCCGTGAGCCCATCTCGGCCCGTCTGATCGCCGACATGCTGAAGTGCGCGGGTGCCCACCGCATCCTCACGGTGGACCTCCACACGGACCAGATCCAGGGCTTCTTCGACGGCCCCGTGGACCACCTGTCGGCGCTGCCGGTGCTCGCCGACTACGTGGGCGCCAAGGTCGACCGCGACAAGCTGACGATCGTCTCCCCGGACGCCGGCCGTGTGCGCGTGGCGGACCGCTGGTGCGACCGGCTGGACGCGCCGCTGGCGATCGTCCACAAGCGCCGCGACAAGGACGTCGCCAACCAGGTGACCGTCCACGAGGTCGTCGGTGAGGTCAAGGGCCGCGTCTGCGTCCTGGTCGACGACATGATCGACACGGGCGGCACCATCTGCGCCGCGGCGGACGCGCTCTTCGCGCACGGCGCGGAGGACGTGATCGTGACGGCGACGCACGGCATCCTGTCCGGGCCGGCGGCCGACCGCCTGAAGAACTCGAAGGTGAGCGAGTTCGTCCTGACGAACACGCTGCCGACCCCCGGCGAGCTGGAGCTCGACAAGATCAAGGTGCTGTCGATCGCGCCGACGATCGCCCGTGCCGTGCGTGAGGTCTTCGAGGACGGCTCCGTGACGAGCCTCTTCGAGGAGCAGGCCTGA
- the glmU gene encoding bifunctional UDP-N-acetylglucosamine diphosphorylase/glucosamine-1-phosphate N-acetyltransferase GlmU: MSANRPAAVVVLAAGEGTRMKSKTPKVLHEIAGRSLVGHVVSAARELGPEQLVVVVGHAREQVEAHLGEHYAGTRTAFQAEQNGTGHAVRMGLEELGDAWGSPQAEGSGGGTVVVVCGDTPLLSGATLSALTATHTADGNAVTVLTAEVPDSTGYGRIVRDAATGAVTAIVEHKDATDEQRAIREINSGVFAFDGQLLADALTKVRTDNSQGEEYLTDVLGILREAGHRVGASVAGDHREILGINNRVQLAEARRLMNERLLEQAMMAGVTVVDPASVIVDVTVTFEPDAVVHPGTQLLGATHIGEGAEVGPNSRLTNTTVRAGARVDNTVADSATVGEGATVGPFAYLRPGTRLGVKAKAGTFVEVKNSSLGEGTKVPHLSYVGDATIGDYTNIGAASVFVNYDGESKHHTTIGSHCRTGSDNMFVAPVTVGDGAYTAAGSVITKDVPAGSLAVARGQQRNIEGWVARKRPGSAAAQAAAVATEQVAEEN, translated from the coding sequence GTGAGCGCCAATCGCCCGGCAGCCGTCGTCGTCCTCGCAGCGGGTGAGGGCACCCGCATGAAGTCGAAGACTCCCAAGGTCCTGCACGAAATCGCCGGACGTTCGCTCGTCGGACACGTCGTGTCCGCGGCGCGCGAGCTCGGTCCCGAGCAGCTCGTTGTGGTCGTCGGACACGCACGGGAGCAGGTCGAGGCGCACCTCGGCGAGCACTACGCGGGCACCCGCACCGCCTTCCAGGCCGAGCAGAACGGCACCGGGCACGCCGTGCGCATGGGGCTCGAGGAGCTCGGCGACGCCTGGGGGTCCCCCCAGGCCGAAGGCTCTGGGGGAGGGACCGTCGTCGTCGTGTGCGGCGACACCCCGCTGCTCTCCGGCGCCACCCTCTCCGCGCTGACCGCGACGCACACCGCCGACGGCAACGCCGTGACCGTACTGACCGCCGAGGTGCCGGACTCCACCGGCTACGGGCGCATCGTGCGGGACGCCGCCACCGGCGCCGTGACCGCGATCGTCGAGCACAAGGACGCCACCGACGAGCAGCGCGCGATCCGCGAGATCAACTCCGGTGTGTTCGCCTTCGACGGGCAGCTCCTCGCCGACGCCCTGACCAAGGTGCGGACGGACAACAGCCAGGGCGAGGAGTACCTCACCGACGTGCTCGGCATCCTGCGCGAGGCGGGTCACCGGGTCGGCGCGTCCGTGGCCGGCGACCACCGCGAGATCCTCGGCATCAACAACCGCGTACAGCTGGCGGAGGCCCGCAGGCTGATGAACGAGCGGCTGCTGGAGCAGGCCATGATGGCCGGCGTCACGGTCGTGGACCCGGCCTCGGTGATCGTCGACGTGACCGTGACGTTCGAGCCTGACGCGGTGGTGCACCCCGGTACGCAGCTGCTGGGCGCCACGCACATCGGGGAGGGCGCGGAGGTCGGTCCGAACTCGCGCCTGACGAACACGACCGTGCGCGCCGGCGCCCGGGTGGACAACACGGTGGCGGATTCCGCCACCGTGGGCGAGGGCGCCACGGTGGGCCCGTTCGCCTACCTGCGGCCGGGCACGCGCCTCGGCGTGAAGGCCAAGGCGGGCACGTTCGTCGAGGTCAAGAACTCCTCGCTCGGCGAGGGCACGAAGGTGCCGCACCTGTCGTACGTGGGCGACGCGACGATCGGCGACTACACGAACATCGGCGCCGCGAGCGTCTTCGTGAACTACGACGGGGAGTCGAAGCACCACACGACGATCGGCTCCCACTGCCGGACCGGTTCGGACAACATGTTTGTGGCTCCTGTCACGGTCGGGGACGGCGCCTACACCGCCGCGGGCTCCGTGATCACGAAGGATGTGCCGGCGGGTTCGCTGGCCGTCGCCCGCGGCCAGCAGCGGAATATCGAGGGTTGGGTGGCTCGCAAGCGCCCCGGAAGCGCGGCCGCCCAGGCTGCTGCGGTGGCAACGGAACAGGTCGCCGAGGAGAACTGA
- a CDS encoding sensor histidine kinase, protein MTTTGAQQEASGSTARGPLWWRRRRSAVLDVGLAVASAVECALQGVGFADQAALPVPLGVLFGLVVGSVLVLRRRWPIAVVLVSIATTPAEMGFLMGLVGLYTLAASDVPRRITATLAGMALSATFIVTFVRVRQDVEAGDYSAPYVPLMAVFMSLGLTAPPVLLGLYIGARRRLMESLRERADSLEQELSLLADRAEQRAQWARQEERTRIAREMHDVVAHRVSLMVVHAAALQAVALKDPQKAVKNAALVGDMGRQALTELREMLGVLRSGESGVRARSDVPPLAAVGAAAAAAAAAAAEDGPCIADIDVLVGQSRQAGMVVELAVQGDVRAYPPEVEQTAYRVIQEALTNVHKHAAGAKVMVRLAHRDEEVAMQVENGAPDAAGGAADAGLPSGGNGLVGMRERVTALGGVFVSGPTDAGGFRVSAVLPDRAEVSLR, encoded by the coding sequence ATGACCACAACGGGGGCACAGCAGGAGGCCTCGGGTTCGACCGCCCGGGGCCCGCTGTGGTGGAGACGGCGGCGCAGTGCCGTGCTGGACGTGGGACTTGCCGTCGCCTCCGCCGTCGAGTGCGCGCTACAAGGTGTCGGGTTCGCGGATCAGGCCGCGCTGCCCGTGCCGTTGGGCGTGCTGTTCGGGCTGGTCGTCGGATCCGTGCTGGTACTGAGACGCCGGTGGCCCATCGCCGTCGTCCTGGTGTCCATCGCGACCACGCCGGCCGAGATGGGTTTTCTGATGGGGCTCGTCGGGCTGTACACGCTCGCCGCCTCCGACGTGCCGAGGCGGATCACGGCGACGCTGGCGGGGATGGCCCTGTCCGCGACGTTCATCGTGACGTTCGTGCGTGTGCGGCAGGACGTGGAGGCGGGTGACTACAGCGCACCGTACGTGCCGTTGATGGCCGTCTTCATGTCGCTGGGGCTGACGGCCCCGCCGGTGCTGCTGGGCCTCTACATAGGGGCCCGCCGGCGTCTCATGGAGAGCCTGCGGGAACGGGCGGACAGCCTGGAGCAGGAGCTGTCGCTGCTGGCCGACCGGGCGGAGCAGCGGGCGCAGTGGGCGCGCCAGGAGGAGCGGACCCGTATCGCGCGGGAGATGCACGACGTGGTCGCCCATCGCGTGAGTCTGATGGTGGTGCACGCGGCGGCGTTGCAGGCGGTGGCGTTGAAGGACCCGCAGAAGGCCGTGAAGAACGCGGCGCTGGTGGGGGACATGGGCCGCCAGGCGCTGACGGAGCTGCGGGAGATGCTCGGGGTGCTGCGTTCCGGCGAGAGCGGGGTGAGGGCGCGGTCCGACGTGCCGCCGCTCGCCGCCGTGGGCGCGGCCGCGGCCGCGGCCGCGGCGGCCGCCGCGGAGGACGGGCCCTGCATCGCGGACATCGACGTCCTTGTGGGGCAGTCGCGGCAGGCGGGCATGGTGGTGGAGCTCGCCGTCCAGGGGGACGTACGGGCGTATCCGCCCGAGGTGGAGCAGACGGCGTACCGGGTGATCCAGGAGGCGCTGACCAACGTCCACAAGCACGCGGCCGGCGCCAAGGTGATGGTGCGCCTCGCGCATCGTGACGAAGAGGTCGCGATGCAGGTGGAGAACGGCGCCCCGGACGCGGCGGGCGGCGCGGCGGACGCCGGGCTGCCCAGCGGCGGCAACGGCCTGGTGGGCATGCGTGAGCGGGTGACCGCGCTGGGCGGGGTCTTCGTGTCGGGGCCGACGGACGCGGGGGGCTTCCGGGTGTCCGCGGTGCTGCCCGACCGCGCGGAGGTCAGCCTGAGGTGA
- a CDS encoding SUKH-3 domain-containing protein: MPDHLSTTRFPVAVDAALRDAGWQPGRWDIKQAEHWADTLRAHVSPAGHQHTVFPAVVEAWAEFGGLTVVAPGPGRQHAPAPLRFDPLEGLHLARTLADLGRALDTEISPLGMEGDQQAVLAMDVEGRVYSIDHTGDWYLGADIDQALSTLVTGVQPTRLTPG, from the coding sequence ATGCCCGACCACCTCAGCACCACCCGCTTCCCCGTCGCCGTCGACGCCGCGCTGCGCGATGCGGGCTGGCAGCCAGGCCGCTGGGACATCAAGCAGGCCGAGCACTGGGCGGACACCCTGCGCGCGCACGTCTCGCCGGCCGGCCATCAGCACACGGTCTTCCCGGCGGTCGTCGAGGCGTGGGCCGAGTTCGGCGGGCTGACCGTCGTCGCGCCCGGGCCGGGACGGCAGCACGCGCCCGCGCCGCTGCGTTTCGACCCCCTCGAAGGCCTCCATCTGGCCCGCACCCTGGCCGACCTCGGCCGGGCCCTCGACACGGAGATCTCGCCGCTCGGCATGGAGGGCGACCAGCAGGCGGTGCTGGCCATGGACGTGGAAGGCCGGGTCTACAGCATCGACCACACCGGCGACTGGTACCTCGGCGCCGACATCGACCAGGCCCTGTCGACCCTCGTCACCGGCGTCCAGCCGACCCGCCTCACCCCAGGCTGA
- a CDS encoding YwqJ-related putative deaminase has product MHTAQPSTSGDPRLSWSADGSGRAPGLRHRRDGILPAVAAALSVRGETLTCTAGKGDQPPVLHPLVQDFLDTLTSGQRERFTGRCPEAILLSRHLTAAETQRSKRAQRKPLTHGEARRALKHAKLTARRIREDGDPLHGSYAPPCRSCTAMLDHFGVRPVAPTAPENG; this is encoded by the coding sequence ATGCACACAGCGCAACCAAGCACATCGGGTGATCCACGCCTCAGCTGGAGCGCCGACGGGTCCGGGCGGGCGCCCGGCCTGCGGCACCGCCGTGACGGAATCCTGCCCGCCGTGGCGGCCGCACTCTCCGTGCGCGGCGAGACCCTCACCTGCACGGCCGGGAAGGGCGACCAGCCGCCGGTCCTCCATCCACTCGTACAGGATTTCCTCGACACCCTCACGAGTGGTCAGCGCGAACGTTTCACAGGGCGCTGCCCGGAGGCGATCCTCCTCTCCCGTCATCTGACCGCGGCGGAGACCCAGCGCTCCAAGCGCGCGCAGCGCAAGCCCCTCACCCATGGCGAGGCGAGACGCGCCCTCAAGCATGCGAAGCTCACCGCACGCCGCATCCGCGAGGACGGCGACCCCCTGCACGGGAGCTACGCCCCGCCCTGCCGGTCGTGCACCGCGATGCTCGACCACTTCGGCGTACGCCCCGTCGCCCCGACCGCACCCGAGAACGGCTGA
- a CDS encoding SMI1/KNR4 family protein has protein sequence MTTGRQGLGAATGPGAGAGTAPPNAAYAGQVVHFPDPVRASRHPRGVRVDDGGYPDFSPYARAAAEIAEPPEGFGVDELRLTDFVSANAALAADGHPLWDTVPAVATPHGWTWHHVPNSRRLELVPVEVKALLRHHGGLTTAAVDHSKRGTRPLQETRPAHFGLPKGAVSVTEQQLRHVEEDLGYRLPGAYRSFLKAAGGSAPVGAALDAELGLLVDQPFFTVREEAAVNDLVYVNKCLRDHLTKDYLGVAFVQGGILALKVRGTDIGSVWFCAYDDARDQDGWHVQERVERLLLPCGEDFDAFLQRLAGNPPELETVANLMVDGGFARAVPVSGEG, from the coding sequence ATGACGACAGGTCGGCAAGGCCTGGGGGCAGCTACGGGCCCCGGGGCCGGTGCGGGTACCGCGCCACCGAATGCGGCCTACGCCGGGCAGGTCGTGCACTTCCCGGACCCGGTCCGTGCCTCCCGTCACCCCAGAGGGGTGCGGGTCGACGACGGGGGATACCCGGACTTCTCGCCGTACGCCCGCGCGGCCGCGGAGATCGCGGAGCCTCCCGAGGGCTTCGGCGTGGACGAGTTGCGCCTCACGGACTTCGTCTCCGCGAACGCCGCCCTGGCCGCGGACGGGCACCCCCTGTGGGACACCGTCCCGGCGGTCGCGACGCCCCACGGCTGGACGTGGCACCACGTCCCGAACTCGCGGCGGCTGGAGCTCGTGCCCGTCGAGGTGAAGGCGCTGCTGCGGCACCACGGCGGTCTGACGACGGCGGCCGTCGACCACTCCAAGCGGGGCACGCGCCCGCTCCAGGAGACGCGGCCCGCCCACTTCGGTCTGCCGAAGGGCGCCGTGTCGGTGACCGAGCAGCAGCTGCGGCACGTCGAGGAGGACCTCGGATACCGCCTGCCCGGCGCGTACCGCTCCTTCCTCAAGGCCGCGGGCGGCTCCGCCCCGGTCGGCGCGGCGCTCGACGCGGAGCTGGGTCTGCTGGTGGACCAGCCGTTCTTCACGGTCCGCGAAGAGGCCGCGGTCAACGACCTGGTGTACGTCAACAAGTGTCTGCGTGACCATCTCACCAAGGACTATCTGGGCGTCGCGTTCGTCCAGGGCGGGATCCTCGCGCTGAAGGTGCGGGGCACGGACATCGGTTCGGTGTGGTTCTGCGCGTACGACGACGCCCGCGACCAGGACGGGTGGCACGTGCAGGAGCGCGTGGAGAGGCTGCTGCTGCCCTGCGGCGAGGACTTCGACGCGTTCCTGCAGCGGCTCGCGGGCAATCCGCCGGAGCTGGAGACCGTGGCGAATCTGATGGTGGACGGCGGCTTCGCGCGCGCCGTTCCCGTTTCGGGCGAGGGGTGA
- a CDS encoding SUKH-4 family immunity protein, protein MVTFAQAQERAEEWVNGDVPAYQHREVRVREFDLGFVVWAEDREQGARSDGGRQRLVIARDSGEATLWPGLPVGEVIRRYEEEYGATQDASQAPAPEAPQRIDLNQTSFLLSPPEWLQDAADRMGIPDRRSSPDSPAPAGPSTPAEPAVPAAAADESPAPAAGAFDDQGAVGSNASQSTGSSAASSLSSSPSSAPSSSSSSAASASSSAGSGWPEAGSSQGADASRGGSAWPSAGAVDYEPTASDGVPATPSGGTGWTDTSSAGPDDASVPLPATVFAPPVSLDDSSTPPPVGADAPTALMSGGSQLPRTAIVPGLGAQPQPEPSRQQQTPPPAPGAGAADIADAATSKAVLPPRGARGGTGSTTPPPPGAPGTPGARPGPGATPPPSGPGAPGAPAGGYLPTQLVSQLGPEGPQPPGPPGPPRPPGSTPPPGPPAPPGSTPPPAGGVHQAATMLAGPAQMGPGAPQPPGPPGPPRPPGSTPPPGPPAAPGSTPPPGSTPPPAGGVHHAATMLADPSQMGPGAPQPPGPPGSPAPPGSTPPPAGGVHQAATMLAGPAQMGPGAPQPPGPPGPPGAPGPVPNAPQPPMGGGRPPYGYPQQPTGVPTVGPGYQAVLRYRAPDGSEAQLIRRSAPGTPHPEWQILHELRAMNVPPQQVLELHTELESCELPGAYCARMIRETWPQARITSIASYGRDHASRQQGMQQLLSHQGELHQVADGPARPAPVRSPLPQVPPAPPIPPEGVAQELVGAFGPQGLCRFDQRAVSRQGVPEIVAATLVWAGLPGDFNPFFWAQPAQPVVPTLAELAAQRQVQPASDAGSYLVIGSDFGRAICVQYGTAHIVAVPVESGPGGQPVAPQFVNTGLPEFTRSLALLGRMWRLRFGLTPEQAGRWTVDFQAQLAALDPAALASPESWWSVLLEQMWDGLL, encoded by the coding sequence GTGGTGACTTTCGCGCAGGCGCAGGAGCGCGCCGAGGAGTGGGTCAACGGTGACGTGCCCGCGTACCAGCACCGTGAGGTGCGGGTCCGCGAGTTCGACCTCGGTTTCGTCGTGTGGGCGGAGGACCGCGAGCAGGGTGCCCGTTCGGACGGCGGCCGCCAGCGGCTGGTGATCGCCAGGGACAGCGGTGAGGCGACGCTGTGGCCGGGGCTGCCGGTCGGTGAGGTGATCCGGCGGTACGAGGAGGAGTACGGGGCCACCCAGGACGCCTCGCAGGCTCCGGCGCCGGAAGCGCCGCAGCGCATAGACCTGAACCAGACGTCGTTCCTGTTGAGCCCGCCCGAGTGGCTCCAGGACGCGGCGGACCGGATGGGCATCCCCGACCGGCGCTCGTCGCCGGACTCCCCGGCTCCGGCGGGGCCTTCGACGCCCGCCGAACCCGCGGTTCCCGCCGCGGCCGCGGACGAGTCGCCGGCCCCCGCTGCCGGGGCGTTTGACGACCAGGGTGCCGTCGGAAGCAACGCCTCGCAGTCGACGGGCAGTTCGGCTGCCTCATCGCTGTCCTCCTCGCCCTCGTCCGCTCCCTCGTCCTCTTCTTCTTCCGCTGCCTCCGCGTCGTCCTCGGCCGGCTCCGGGTGGCCGGAGGCCGGTTCCTCGCAGGGCGCGGACGCGTCACGGGGCGGATCCGCGTGGCCGAGTGCCGGGGCGGTGGACTACGAGCCGACCGCTTCCGACGGGGTGCCCGCCACGCCGTCCGGGGGCACCGGATGGACGGACACCAGTTCAGCGGGTCCCGACGACGCGTCCGTGCCGCTGCCGGCCACCGTGTTCGCGCCGCCGGTCTCGCTGGACGACAGCAGCACACCGCCGCCCGTCGGGGCCGACGCGCCCACGGCGCTGATGTCCGGCGGCAGCCAGCTGCCGAGGACCGCGATCGTGCCGGGTCTGGGCGCGCAGCCGCAGCCGGAGCCGTCGCGGCAGCAGCAGACGCCGCCGCCCGCCCCGGGCGCCGGAGCGGCCGACATCGCCGACGCGGCGACGAGCAAGGCCGTCCTGCCGCCGCGCGGTGCGCGCGGCGGCACCGGCTCCACGACCCCGCCGCCGCCCGGTGCTCCCGGCACCCCCGGCGCACGGCCGGGCCCCGGCGCGACTCCGCCGCCCTCGGGCCCGGGCGCGCCCGGCGCTCCGGCGGGCGGTTACCTGCCCACCCAGCTCGTCTCCCAGCTCGGCCCCGAGGGTCCGCAGCCGCCCGGCCCGCCCGGTCCGCCGAGGCCGCCCGGTTCCACGCCGCCGCCCGGTCCGCCGGCGCCTCCTGGTTCCACGCCGCCGCCCGCCGGCGGGGTGCACCAGGCCGCGACCATGCTCGCCGGCCCCGCGCAGATGGGTCCTGGGGCTCCGCAGCCTCCCGGTCCGCCCGGTCCGCCGAGGCCGCCCGGTTCCACGCCGCCGCCCGGTCCGCCGGCGGCTCCGGGCTCGACGCCGCCTCCTGGTTCCACCCCGCCGCCCGCCGGCGGTGTGCATCATGCGGCGACCATGCTGGCCGATCCGAGCCAGATGGGTCCGGGGGCTCCGCAGCCTCCCGGCCCGCCCGGCTCGCCGGCGCCTCCCGGTTCCACGCCGCCGCCCGCCGGCGGGGTGCACCAGGCCGCGACCATGCTCGCCGGACCGGCCCAGATGGGTCCCGGGGCTCCGCAGCCGCCCGGCCCGCCCGGTCCTCCCGGCGCCCCCGGTCCGGTACCGAACGCGCCGCAGCCTCCGATGGGCGGCGGCCGTCCGCCGTACGGCTACCCGCAGCAGCCCACCGGCGTGCCGACGGTCGGCCCCGGCTACCAGGCCGTGCTCCGTTACCGCGCGCCCGACGGGTCGGAGGCCCAGCTCATCCGGCGTTCCGCGCCGGGCACGCCGCACCCCGAGTGGCAGATCCTGCACGAGCTGCGCGCGATGAACGTGCCGCCGCAGCAGGTGCTGGAACTGCACACGGAGCTGGAGTCGTGCGAGCTGCCGGGTGCGTACTGTGCCCGGATGATCCGCGAGACATGGCCGCAGGCGCGGATCACGTCGATCGCCTCGTACGGCAGGGACCACGCCTCGCGTCAGCAGGGCATGCAGCAACTGCTCTCGCACCAAGGCGAGTTGCACCAGGTCGCGGACGGGCCCGCCCGCCCTGCGCCGGTGCGCTCCCCGCTGCCGCAGGTGCCGCCGGCGCCGCCGATCCCGCCGGAGGGCGTGGCGCAGGAGCTGGTCGGCGCGTTCGGACCGCAGGGTCTGTGCCGGTTCGACCAGCGGGCCGTGTCGCGTCAGGGTGTGCCGGAGATCGTGGCGGCGACCCTGGTGTGGGCGGGGCTGCCGGGCGACTTCAACCCCTTCTTCTGGGCGCAGCCGGCCCAGCCGGTGGTGCCGACGCTGGCGGAGCTCGCCGCCCAGCGGCAGGTGCAGCCGGCGTCCGACGCCGGTTCGTACCTGGTGATCGGCAGCGACTTCGGCCGGGCGATCTGCGTCCAGTACGGCACGGCGCACATCGTGGCGGTGCCGGTGGAGTCCGGTCCGGGCGGTCAGCCCGTGGCCCCGCAGTTCGTGAACACGGGCCTGCCCGAGTTCACGCGCTCTCTCGCCCTGCTCGGCCGTATGTGGCGGCTGCGCTTCGGCCTCACACCGGAGCAGGCGGGCCGCTGGACGGTCGACTTCCAGGCCCAACTGGCCGCCCTGGACCCGGCGGCGCTGGCGTCGCCGGAGAGCTGGTGGTCGGTGCTCCTCGAGCAGATGTGGGACGGCCTGCTCTAG